From the Lemur catta isolate mLemCat1 chromosome 1, mLemCat1.pri, whole genome shotgun sequence genome, the window CTTAATTATGTAACCTCCAAGCCTCAGCTTCTGCgtgtagaaaaataaattgtcgCCAgattgctatgaggattaaatgaatggaAATAAGGAGCACGCCAAAGCCAATACCTGGTATAAGATAGTGGCTCCATACGTGTTAGTTTTTCTGTATTGAACAACATTATCCCCACCactccttcatttcttttaattcaattaaccagtatttattgagtgcctatgaTGAAGGGGAAAGAAATTCTACGCTTTTGGAGCTTACAGTCAAATGGATTATCGGGCATTGTTTAAATCACACAGGCAAATGTAAAACTGTAATTAACAAGTGGTAGAAACGAGGCAGTACTCAGTAGGATTGACTTGGTCTGGAAGGACTAGAAAGGATTCCCAGGTGAAATAACTTTTGAAATGAGACTCTTTAAAGgaagagtaaaatttttaaatgtaagtagAAGTGGGTGGAGGCCTGGGCTGAAGAATGTCACTTCCGGCCAAAGTAACAGctttggaaaggaaaggaattatATGATGACCTTGGGCAGGAGAGCAGTGTCGGGTATGGCTAAAATAGGCAAGAAAAGCCCGGTATGTTAcaggaaattttttcatttaatgctaAGAGCAATAAACCACTGAAGGGATGTAAAGGTTTGATAGCATCCCTACCGCAACAGGGtgggaaaataatatatttggtaAGGGTCAAGAATAAAGGAATGGGAAAAACGATtttccaggtgagagatgatgggtGTGGCAGATAGCTTAAGGGTGTCTTCCTCCAAGGCAGAGCctattttcttctacttattttgtttatatttctttttttttttgtattttcaaattggTGTTCTCCCATTCGTCGTCACTGCTTCCATCTCTTATAAGTGAAATTGGGTATTAAGATGATGCCCAGAGGGGAGTTCACACTGCTGGAGGCATGCAGCCACGGTCTTGGTGCCTGAGAAGTGAGTTTTCTTAAGGCAGGTAGTGTATGTGGGGGTCCTGACACCAGAGGAATGACTGACCGGCTCTTCTATCCCCAGTGGAACTCCACAGAGAAGTCCAGGGAGGAATGTGGACATTCTAACTCTGAACAAGAGCCAGCAGAAACTAGAGAGGATCAGCAGGCTGCCAATCAACAAAGCACAGTGTTACCGGGAACCTCAACGAAGAAGGGGACCAAACGAAAAATGTCTGCCAAGCATAAGGAAGGTAAGAGGTCTACTACACATTCTCAAATCCCGCTTCCTGGGGCCTAGGAAGCCTGAGAAATTTCCATCCTATGTTCTGCAAATCCTACACTTCATCGAAGCCCAGCTTAAATTACCCCTCCTGGAAGATTTCCTTTGGTCGGCTTTGCTCTGACTGTTCCCTTTCTATCTCCAAACTCCCACAACACATTTGGTTCTGATGATCATTTTGCCTTCCCTCGCTGCTTGGAGTTAGGCTCTTAATGTGCAATGATGTGGAGACAGATAGCTGTAAGTTGGAAGACCCATCCTTGAAACCTCACTTCTTGTTCTAAAAATGAGTGAGGACTATACCTACCTTGATGGGGTGGacgtggggtgggggaagggtgtAATTTACATGGAATAATTAGGTAAAACACCTACACTATGCCTGACAAGTAATGTGTTCTCAGTAAACCCTAATGGCAACTAGTGGCATTACATACAGTCTGTGTCCTTCCTGGAGGTGTGTTCTGGAAGGCTTCACTGAATGGAGATAATGTGTGTGAGAGGTGTAGGCAGCAGGAAGAACAGAAACACAGTGGAGGTAAGGAGACACACCTGCAATGAGACTAGAATGCTGCCCTGACTGGGGTGGGCTGGCAGAATTATGGGTATTAGTAGTTGTCTGTGTAGCATTGGCAGGTGTGCATTTTGTTCTGTGGTGAGAAGTCACCACTGAGTATTTATGATTTCAAGTCTAAGACCTCAGTCATCCCCCTGGGATGGGAGTGCAATCCCTAGTGCAACCATCTGGGTCCTGTGGGTTGAGGGACTCAGAAGGGGCAAGTGTCCGTGAGCAGAGGATGGTTTTATTAACTGTGAAATGGTGGTgttaaggctgggcatggtggctcacacctgtaatcaatcctagcactttgggaagccaaggtaggaggatcgcttgatctcTAGAGTTCTGAGACaagtctgagcaagagtgggggggggggttggacTATAAGAACTAGAAGTGATAATACTTCTGAAATTCTAAAAAGCTACACAAAGTTAATTATTActaatttcattcctttctctgtcaGAGTCCGGCCGAAAGAAGGCAGCAGAACACAATGACGATTCCAAACCCCGAAAGAAGATACCAATTCCTCCCTTACCTTCTCAGCTGCCACCAGTTAATCTGCTGCACCGGGACATTGTACGGGCCTGGTGCCAACAATTAAAGCTAAGCAGCAAAGGCCAGgtgagggcctgggctggggaccaTGCCGCTGGGATGAAGCATAGgaaccttagtttccttattaacttacttttctcttattttagaaATTGGACGCATATAGGCGATTGTGTGAACATGCATATCCAAATCAAAAGGTGAGTcacttttattttaggaaaattggCAGAGTGAAAGTTTCAATGTTTATCCTAGTTACCCATTCTAGCATCAAAAAGTGAGTAAAGGAACTGTCTTAGCCTCTCTTCCCCACCACTCCAGCTCTAAGAAAGAACAATAACCCTTCTCCCCACTTTTCACCAACTCCACGCAAAGAGTAATAAAAATGaggctgcattttaaaaaaaaaattttttaattgtcaaaaattgcgtgtatatttatcatgtacagcatatagttttgaaatatgtatagaTTGTGGAacggctaaattgagctaattaacatgtattaccttttttttttgtggtgagaacacttaaaatccacTCAGGAATTTTCAAGAATATAGCACATTGTTGTTAACGAtggtcaccatgttgtacaatagatcttttgAACCTGTTCCTCTTATCTAACTATGTTGGTCAATACCACCCCAACCTCCAAAACAACACTTCTGGTAGCACGGTAATCTTTAttgttaacttttttatttaaccCTATTTGTAGGATATTCCTTGCACAGCGAAGGAGGCCAAGATCCGGGTATCatcacaaagaaaatcaaatgtgCACAAGAAGGAAGCCTCCCAGAAAAGTTCAGAGCAAAGGGTGTGTCGTGAGGGGACTGACCTTCCTGCAGTAGGTCCCCCCCTTGAGGAGGGGTTGCCTGCGCTAGAGTCTGCCTCTCTTCTGGAGGGAGTTAACACGGTTGTGGTGACGACTTCTGCCCCGGAGGCTTTGTTGGCCTCCTGGGCCAGAACTGCTTCAAGGGCTGGGTCATCCTCAGAGGCAGTGGAATCTCCACAGGAGAACTGTGGTAAGCCCAATATTAAGAGCTTGTTTGAGGCATTGAGAAAATGTGCTtaattgatattattaatatccaaaatctTAGAGTATATCAAAATCACCTCAGGGGCTCGGTGCCCCACccacagagtttctgattcaagtCTGGGACAAGGCATGAGAGTTTGTTTTTCTAACAATTTCCCAAGCAATACTAAGGATGTTGGTctagggaccacactttgggaatAATTGCTATAAATTATTGATGACATCAAAAGAGGGTAGCAAGCTGTTTGGCTTCATTTCTTTCCTGGGTTTGAGCTCCAGATCTTCTGGCATCTGTTAAATGAGTGACATTAATAAGTTGCTTAGTTTATAcatgatggcacacacctatagtcccacctcaggagcctgaggtgggaggatggcttgagcccaggagttcaaggctgcagtgagctacgattgcacgACTGCACtctggcgacagagcaagactctgtctcaaaataaaatataaaaatagtctCTATTTTGCTCATCATAACATGGGTCAATAATATCTATCTCATATGTCCTAACAATTATAGAAAATACATGAAGGAAGACCATAAACTACTTAACATACAATGCCTGTTAGGAGTTGGGACCCCTGAACTTGTTTTATGAAGTCCTCAGACTACTCTGGGTTAATCTTTCTACCATCTGCCCACTTGCAGCTATATCACTTCCAActagattttttgtttctttttttaagttttaacgGGGACTGTCTTGCATACTTTTCTAAACGGCACTGGATAGAGTAGAGGTTAAGTTAGGATTCCAGGGCTCACATCTTGGAGCTGGTGcttgagaaagagaagaatcaaagatGACAGGCTATGATGAAGTCTCAGCCTTGAGCAGATGGTCTAGGTGTGTTTACACTGCTATTTCTTGCCTTCCCCAGATGTCAGGTGGTGTGTGGTCCATGGGAGAAGTCTCCCTGCAGACACAGATGGTTGGGTTCACCTACAATTCCATGCCGGACAAGCTTGGGTGCCCgaaaagcagggagggagagtgagtgCGCTCTTCTTGCTTCCTGCCTGCAATTTTCCACCCCCACATCTTGAAGACAACATGTTGTGTCCCATGTGCGTTCACAGGTAATTATACTTTTCTATAAACTAAAAGTGGGCACTTGAGTTATAGTTGGAGAAAGGGAAAATACACGCTAATCTTCATTAGCCATGTATTTCAAACATAAGTTGTCAGTAATGAGTTTCAAGAAAATTATTACTTTGATAAGTTTATCCCCAGGAAAAAGCATTTATGTGTCAGGGCTTGATGTTTCTACTTAGAGACACAGAATTCTGGAGCAACATACGTTGTATAATTACTATATTCAAGATATATGCACTATACAGAACTAATGACTAGTAAAAAGATCCCTTAAATAGCCAATAGTCTAATGGGGATGATTGGTTTATAAGCAGCTGGAATACCATATGATATCAAAGGAGAGGTTTCTTAAGGGAAGAACTGACTagatggaaagaaggaataaGATTATTTTTCAGCATAAAAAACAGCACCAAGGCTATGAAAGAACTTATAACAAAATAGAAGTTGCAAGTGGTTCAGTGTGACCACAATATGGCAGTACAGGGTGGAAGGATAAGCTTCagttttgtcatttataaaataggcagATACTGGTGTGAAGccatcatgaaaattaaatgagttaatgtagaCAAAGTTCTTAGCATTGTGTCTGGCCCATAGCaagtattcaaaaaaaaaaatgagataattatacTAGCAAGTAGAATTAGTTTGAACAAATCATGAAATGGAAGTATACAACGTATGTAAGAATTCTTGACTCAAGTTGAATATTATGGAAATTTCATTAGTTTGACAGCAAATTGCAGTAAGCTTTGAATGTTGGAAGTTTAGAGATTACCCAGTAGCCAATGGTGTTCTTTTGAAAGGTTTAGTTATATGATGTGTGTGATCAGTGGAGTATCTCTGTAATCACTCAACAACCAACATTAGAAGCACAGTTATGAAGAGAATGGACAGAATGCTACAAAAAGCTTTTCTGTATAACTGAAGTTCCAAGCCAAACTGAAATCAACACACTAAAGAAAATGATTTGATTGTATGAGGAATGGACCTAGGGTGGGGTCCGGGGCCCATCAATTTGCTGTTCTCTTCTGCATAAACTATACCAGCTAATGGATTGTGATTTCTATTTCTAAACAAAGATGGGAAATATAACTTTACACATGCcccttaacttttctgtgcctcagtttccatatctctAATCTGAGCACCAAACTGGACCAAAAAGTCTACAAAGTCTACAAAGGTTaaatatagctttaaaattaaaaagttctcaGGAATTTTATATGCCTGTATTAGGGGAGTTTATTTTTAGAGAGAACCCGTTGAGGAAACTTACGTGCTGTTTACAGACAGATGCACATATGccaaattttgaaacattttccaggagcagggaggagggacaaGTAGTTTGAAGTCAGGCAGCTCTTTATTGCTGGGTAATGAGCCATTGAAGGACTTTAAGCAATTAAATGGATTGAGGTGTGTACTGCAGAGAAGGGGCAAAGGGTATAAAATCAATTAGAGGCCTAGCAGAGGAGCttatgcctggaatcccagcactttgggaggccaaggtgggaatatcactttgaggccaggagttggagagcagcctggacaacacagcaagaccctgtgtccacaaaaaatttttaaattagctgggcttggtagTTTGGtagcctgtagtcctaactactcaggaggctgagacaggaggattatcTGAGCCCAggattcgaggttacagtgagctgtgatcatactaCTTgaactccagccagggtgacatacagaccctgtctctttaaaaaaaaaaaaaagtagaaaaatcttgTGGGAGAATCTAGGTTTTCATACATTTAAAGTGCCTGGTACCTTCTTTAGGTGCTAGAAGAGAAATCTGGCATTTAGGTAATTATTTGGTGGTTATTTAAACATCAATAAGGATGAGTGGGATTTTCACCGGTACCGAGGACAGAACTTTAAAGAACAGCAATATTTTAGGAGCAAGTTAAAAGACAGGAGAGAAACAGCTAAAAACAAAAGCTGGAATATGAAGTCAGTAAGGAGAATTTGTATGGCGCTATTGCCTTAAGTAGTATGAAATAAAGCCAAAGAAGATATGAATAATATTCTTAGATAATATAAGAGATTCAAAGCAGTAAAGGATGCAGATAATTTGATATCGGTTGAATAAGAGGAGGGGAGAAGTGGAGTCTGCAATTGGAGCTATTTTCTGAAAGTGTAAATGGAAAGATAGAACAGGGGGATgcttaaaggatttttaaaattggttttatcACAAAGGGCGAGCCTAAGTATACTGCTGGGCCTAGTTTGGGGAAGGCACCCACGGAGAGGGAGGATGGGAAGAAGAATCCCTTTGAAAAGGGGGACATGGTGCAGCTCAGGCTTGGCTCCCAGgggtccctctccccacccttcagTTGCATAGAAACCATcttgggtttcatcccagggtcTCTGTTGGCCCACCTTTGGTTTCAGGATTACAGAACCCCAGAGGTCTAGGAAACCGGAATGCTCTCTGTCCAGTCTAGacttcccctcccccaagcccatTGAGGGAGAGGCAGCCCCTTGGGCCCTGGCACAGTTACCATCTCCCAGAGGAAAAAGTGCGAATGTGTGTTTGTCTTTGCCTTCTTTGGGCTGTCCTGCTTCCTGCTATAGTGCTTTTGACAGTCTCTCTGTGCCAAGcatgttgaatagaaatgagGTCACTTTAGATGACCCTTCAATGACATACTTGAGCCTTTGGGCAAATGATGAAAAGATCCACTCTGGGGCATGTCCTGCACAGGTCAGGAATGTATTAGAGACACGATAACTTGGCTGATCCTCATTCCTTAAGGACATGGTCAAAGCCTTCCCCGGAACGATTCTAGTTTTAAGGGCAATTTTATTAGCTTTCCAGCAGGGGGTGTCATGGCTATCTtcaaggatggaacttgatatttcttcttgattcctatctttttaaaaagaaaacattttatttgctttataggAACAAGGTCTTAATAAGAAGTCTACAATGGGAGTAGAATACCAGAAAAAAGGACACATCTATGATTGTAAATTAATGGCAGAAAAGCTTGACAGTGGATTCCACGGTGCCACC encodes:
- the DPPA4 gene encoding developmental pluripotency-associated protein 4, with protein sequence MENPRGKEWNSTEKSREECGHSNSEQEPAETREDQQAANQQSTVLPGTSTKKGTKRKMSAKHKEESGRKKAAEHNDDSKPRKKIPIPPLPSQLPPVNLLHRDIVRAWCQQLKLSSKGQKLDAYRRLCEHAYPNQKDIPCTAKEAKIRVSSQRKSNVHKKEASQKSSEQRVCREGTDLPAVGPPLEEGLPALESASLLEGVNTVVVTTSAPEALLASWARTASRAGSSSEAVESPQENCDVRWCVVHGRSLPADTDGWVHLQFHAGQAWVPEKQGGRVSALFLLPACNFPPPHLEDNMLCPMCVHRNKVLIRSLQWE